In Corvus cornix cornix isolate S_Up_H32 chromosome 22, ASM73873v5, whole genome shotgun sequence, the DNA window TATTTCTCGGACCTGAGGAACAGCATCGTGAACAGCCAGCCCCCGGAGAAGCAGCAGGCCATGCACCTCTGCTTCGAGAACCTCATGGAGGGCATCGAGCGCAACCTGCTCACCAAGAACAGGGACAGGTCAGTGCCAGCCGCTCCTCCCGCCAGGAAAACCTGGAATGGGCGCCTTCCCGTGGGACTGCCTCGGGGTCGGGCTCCTGgcatggtttgggtgggaagggagttGAAATATCCGTGGGTAGGGACACGTTCTGcgatcccaggctgctccagcctggctttgggcacttccagggatccaggggcagccacagctgctctgggaattccatcccagcccctcgccaccctcccagccagcaattccttcccaatatccccaTTCCAGTTTGCAACTTCCCATGGGATTTCTTCATGGATTCATGcctggaatcatggaatggtttgggttaggagggaccttaaatcccatccagggacaccttccactatcccagagtgctccaacctggccttggacacttgcagcgatccaggagcagccacagcttttcctctgggaaTCCCATCCCCACCCTCCCGgggggaggaattccttccagATATCCCCATTCCAATAAGAAACTTCCCATGTGCTGGACCCCCATCCCTGATGGGCTTTAAAAACCCCACGGCCACAACACCCAGGGGGTCACTGCCAGGTTTTGGGTAGGACCCCACACCCTGTGAGAGCTTCTGGAATGATGGAATCTCCCTTCCCACCCGTCCAGGTTCACCCAGAACCTGTCGGCGTTCCGGCGGGAGGTCAACGACTCCATGAAGAACTCGAGCTACGGCGTCAACAGCAACGACATGATGAGCTGACACCTCCCGCCGgcagcttctccttctcctggcCCCGAGGGCTCCCTTTTTCCCGAGGAAAGAATCCAGGGCGTTCCCAAATCCCCgcccttccccagggctggagcccttccccagggctggagcgCGGCCGGACCCcgagggaggagggagcagcaggttGAGCTCACCTGGGCAGGTGTTTTCCATTGGAAGGGCATCATCCAGGTGCAGGAATTCCaaggtttttctctctctctctctctctctctctcccaggcTGGAATGTGGAATTGCTCTGCTGCAAAGCCTGCCTTGTATAAAACATGTACATTTTTTCATAACATTTTGGAACAAGGTTTATATTGAGTTTcagaaaaaggagacaaaaaaaagaaaaaaaaaaaaaaaacaacaaaaaagaggacacaaaaaaactgcaaaaaaaatttaaaaaaaaaaatcacccaaaaattaaaaaaaaaaaatcacaaaaaaaatcacaaaaaaaaaaaccccacacaaaaaccaaaatgatgatttaaaaaaaaaacaaaaaaaaagccaacaaaatgacaaaaaaaaccacaaaaaacaaagtGTGATTGGAATTTTTACAGAGTCCTGGTGCACCCAGTGCTGGTGTGAGGGTTGTGAATGCGAGTGAGGAAAGCGTGGCCTGAAGCTTTACTGGGCGAGGGGGTGGCTGTGTGAAAGTGCAGAGATCTATTTAGTGACATGAGCTGTAGAGAGAAgcaaaaactcaaacaaaacaaacaaaaaaaaataacaaaaaaccaacaaaaaaattaaaaaacagcgACGACGAcgaaagaaaaaacaccacaaaaaaaaaaaaaaaaacaaaaaaaaaaaaaaaaaaaaggcattgtaAAATTccaaatgtatattttttcttattaagcCCCCCCTCGAAATCACAATTTCCCGGTCCCGTCTCGCCCTCGTTATTGGGAACTCGAAGCCATGACGTGACCCCTCCGTTCGTGCTTGCTCGTGGgtgtccctcctgtcccctctgtAGCAGTAGCCCCTCCCAGGgccctcctttcctccttttcctcctcctttcccatctctttttccCGTTTTTCccgggctggagcaggagctggcgGCAGCACAGgggcctcctcctcctcctcctcctcctcctcctcctcctcctcctcctcctcgggtTCTTCCCAAGGTTTGCCCAGCAGGAAGCGTCGAGCAGCCCTTGGGAACGAGTCCATTTCTTCTCTTGAGTCACCCCAAGCGATGTTTGGGATATCCACGGATGGAAAACCGACGGATCTGAGGGATCTGAGGGGGAGGGAACCCCTTTGCCTTGTATTTCCCCACTATTGTTGCTGCTAGTCGTGTGCATCCTCTTGCTCAGCTCTCCCCACAGACACTCGGGCCTTTTAGGGCTTCAGTTTCTCTTCCCAGACACCAATTAAACtcttctaattaatttttttttaaattttattttgattttaattttattttggattttgttttggttgggttttttttttttttttttaggtttgttttcttctttttcttttcctctggcGATTGTGTGTTGGGTCCTTTTCCGCGTGAGCAGATGCTGGTTGACTTGTAAGGGTGTTTGCTGCAAACAGTGTAAGCATTGTGACTGCAAATAAAACTCAATGGTTTCTACTGACACGGCTCTGGCTGCACCCCGAGATtccccctgcaccccaaaaCTCAGCTCGGAACCCCGAGAGTCACCCCAGAGCCGTGAGAGTCCCCCCAGAACCCTGAGAGACCCCCACAACTGTGAGAGAACCCCCAGAACCTCAATATTCATCCCAGAACCCTGAGAGAACCCCCAGAGCTGTGAGGGACCCCCCAGAACCGTGAGGGACCCCCCAGAACTATGAGAGAAACCCCAGAGCCCCAAGATTCACCCCAGAGCCCTGAGATTCACCCTAGAACCCTGAGAGTCCCCCCAAAACCGTGAGAGACCCCCCAGAACCCCAAGATTCATCCCAGAACCCTGAGAGTCCCCCTAGAACTGTGAGAGAACCCCCAGAACTGTGAGAGAACCCCAAGATTCGCCCCAGAACTGTGAGAGTCCCCCCAGGACCGTAAGGGAACCCCCAGAACCGTGAGAGTCTCCCCCCAGAACCCCAAGATTCATCCCAGAACCCTGAGATTGACCCCAGAGTCCTGAGAGACCCCCCAGAACCATGAGGGAACCCCCAGAACCCCAAGATTCACCCCAGAGCCCTGAGAGACCCCCCCAGAACCCCGAGATTCCTCCCATCATCTTCAGAGTCCTCTCTGCACCTCCAGATTCACCCCAGAACCCTGAGAGCACCCCCAGAACCCCAAAATTCACCCCAGAACCCTGAGTTCCTTCTCAGAACCCCAAGTTCACCCCTACACCCTGAGATTCACCCCAGAACCCTGAGATTCCGCCCCCCGGCCCCCAAGGTCTTGCCCTGCACCCCGAGATCTCCCCCCAGAACCCCAAGACCTTCCTCAGCACCCCAAGTTTTCCTCCAGAACCCCAAGATCTCTAAACCGAGTTCTCCCCATGATTTCTCCCTGCACCCCGAGATCTCCCCCTGAGCTCTCCCTCTTCACCCCAAGATCCCCCCAacacccccagccctctcctgcAGGGTGACTTTTCCCAATCAAATCCCCAAATCCCCAAAATCTGATTTCgtttggggtgggggtggaTGATCCTCGAGCCCCGAGCGGAGCGAGCAAAGCTCCAaccaaaacccacctggattTGGCCCCAATTCCTGGAAGTTTTCCCCCATTTTAGGGAACAACCTCCCCATCCCTGCGAGCAGCTGGGGGGTACAGGAGAGGGGGGACACCCCAGGgaacccccaaaccccacagggATTGGGATTTTCAAACAGGGATCCCAACACCGGGATTGGGATTTCCAAACGTTTATTTACAGTcggagctggaggagcaggagcagctccagcccctccgtCCTTCCAGAGCCTTCCCAGCCTGGGAACGATCccggagcggggctgggggctcctgcTCCCCTCGAATCGAGCCTGGGGGCTCCTGCCCACCTCATCCCGGCCCAGCTTCCCAATCCTCATCCCGATTTTCCCTCCGAAGCCGCCGGCTCCCTGGCGCTGCTGTAAACCTCGTCATTCCAGCCTTCCCTGTTCCGGGCGATCTCGATGGCGAAAAACTGGATCCTGGTggctgaaaaagcaggaaagggatCGACTCCAAGGAAATCTATGGATTTGGGATCCCCTACAGCTCTCTCACCCCGTTTCCCACCGAAGATGGTGTTTTCCTCCGTGTATTCCCGCCGGGAATCCAGCCGGAGCAGCGTCCCGTAGTTGAAATCCTCCACCACGCCCTCGAAGTGGAGGCAGAACGGGCGCCACTTCTGGGATGGGGGGGGAAGAGTAAAAACACCCTCAGCACCCCCAAAATCCcgggaaaaggggggaaaaaatcccgCTGAGAccccccccgagccccccaCCCACCGCCTTGGCCGGCTCCGATTTCAGGTCCTCGGGGTCCAGGACGTCGACGCGCAGGTCCCGGAAGGTTTTGCGGAATTCCTCGTAGATCCGGTCGTCCACCTTGGTGAGGCTCAGGAATTTGGGGTCCACGGAGGAGATGAGCTGCgcggggggagagggggggTGCAGGGTCAGCTGGGGCCCCCCTAAAAGCTCCCCCCCCAAAGCACTCGGAGCCCCCAGACTCACGTTGAAGTAGACCTGGGCGTGCTGATGAGCCTTCATGGCCCAGGCCAGCTCCacgcggggctgcggggccggaCACGGATCAGGGACAGCTGGGACCCCCCCTCTGGGGACAAATCTCCCCTTGGGGGGGTCCCTCCTCCCATTTGGGGGACCCTCTCCCcctttttgggggttttcttcccCCCTTCATGGGGCTTTTCATCCTCTTGGGGTTCCTCTCCTCCCGTTCCGGggggattttcttccttttgggATTTTGCTCCTCTCGGGGGACAAGGCTGGGACCCCCCTGCCATGACTGAGACCCCCAAAACCGGGACCCCCAAAGCTGGAACGCCCCTCCCAGGACCGGGATATCCCCCTGAGGACTGGGACTCCCCAGGAATGGAATTCCCCAAATCTGAcaccccccaggacagggaccCCCAAAAGTTGGAACCCCCCCCCAAATCTGAcaccccccaggacagggaccCCAAAAGTTGGAAGCCCCCCAAATCTgacaccccaggacagggaccCCAAAAGTTGGAACCCCCCCCAAATCTGACACCCCTCCCAGGACAGGGACCCCAAAAGTTGGAACCCCCCCCAAATCTGACACCCCTCCCAGGACAGGGACCCCAAAAAGTTGGAACCCCCCCCAAATCTGACACCCCTCCCAGGACAGGGACCCCAAAAAGTTGGAACCCTCCCCAAATCTGACACCCCCAGGACAGGGACCCCAAAAGTTGGAACCCTCCCAAGTCTGGGACCCCTCTGCGAGGACAGGGACCCCCAAATCTGTGACACCCCCAAATCTGTGACTCCCTCCCAGTCTGTGACCCCTCCCAGTAAGGCCCCCCAGTCCCCCCAGTCCCCCCAGTCCCACTCACGTCGTTGCCGAAGGACTCCGCGGGCAGCGCCAGCGCCTGAGCGGCCGCCGCGGCCTCGCCGGGGCCCTGCGGGGGACACGGAGCTGCCACAGCGGGGGGACACGGCCCCCATGGCCCCCCCAGGGTCACACGGGGTCACCCACGGCCCCCCGGTCCCCCCCGGGGCCCCCCGGTCTCACcagccccgccagccccgccagccccgccgccgccatcgcTGCCGGAAGAGGAGCGGCGGCTCCGCCCACGGGGACGGGGAGGGACAaggaggggacacggggggacacgggggcaGGAGGACAGGAGGGAtcggggggacacgggggggacaCGAGGGGGACACgagggggacacggggggcaGGAGGAcacgggggggacacgggggggacaCGAGGGatgggggacacggggggacacggggggacacggggggcaggagggggacaCGAGGGGACACGAGGGGACACGGGGTACAGCGAGGACACGAGGGGtcgggggacacgggggggacacgggggcaGGAGGACAGGAGGGATCGGGGGGACACGGAGAGCGCAGGACACGGGGGAATGGGAGTTatggggggacacgggggggcGCAGGGACACGGGGGGAACATCGAGGGACACGGGACAACGCGGGGGGACGTGGGGGGACACGCGGGACGGGGGACACGAGGGGACACGCAGAACCGGTGTGTGATGGGACACGCGGGCGGGGGACACgaggacagggaggggacacggggggacatCGAGGGACACAGGACAACGCGGGGGACGTGGAGGGACACGGGGTACAGGAGGACACGAGGGAtcggggggacacgggggggacacggggggacggggggggacacggggcaggGGGACAGGAGGATCGGGGGGACACGGACGAGCGCAGGGACACGGGGGAATGGAGTTATGGGGGGACGCGGGAGGCGTAGGGACACGTGGGACATCGAGGGACACGGGACAACGCGGGGGGACGTGGGGGGACACGCGGGACGGAGGGACACGGGGGACATCGGGGGACACACAGGGCGAGGGGGACACGCGGGGTGGGGCCACCAGGATGTCACAACACGGTGACCTGTGACACATCGGGGAGGAGGGGGCTCATTAGCACCCACAGCTGGGGGGTAATTAACTAATTACCTGCTTAATTGGCGACTGGGGGGTGGGTGGGGTCCCTGTGCCCCTATAAGTGCCCGCTGTGGGGTGGCCGTGCTGTCTTCGGGGTTCCCCTTGGGCTGAGAATTGAGGCGCTTTTTTAGGGTGAGccttttggggaggggggactGGGGGTGCTGCAGGTTGGGGGAGGGGGTCCCACAGCTCTGCGTGTCCCCCCCAGGCTGTGACACCCCCGAGCCATGTCCCTCACGGACAGCACCGACAGCAGGTCCGAGAAACCCGTGTCCATCCTTTGGGGTGAGTGCCACGAGCCCCACACCCCGGTAGGGCTGGGGGGGTGCTCCGGGGTGCCCCCCCCTGCCCGGGACACCCCCAATGCCATGGATTTGTCCCCTCCTGGTGCCCGCAGGGTGCGAGCTGAGCAGCGGGAGGAGCTCCTACACCTTCCAGGTGCCCGAGGAATGGCACTGCGAGCAGCAGCTGGTCCTGCGCACGGTGCGTGACCCCAAAAAACGCTCGGGAGGGGGTGAAGGGGGGATTGTTCTTCTCGCTGTCCAGGGGAGATATCCCGGGATGAATTCCACGTGGGAGAGATcggagcaggcagggagggggatgATTgtacccccccccccccccccccagctccccaaATTCCTGGGATTTATGGAGGTCCTGGGGGGAATCTTCTTCCCGCAGTTTGGGGGATGAATCCTACGGGGTGGAGATCGCGGCTGAGGACGGATTGCTCTCACCCCGCTGCCCCCCAAAGGATCCCACAAAGGGGTACCTGGGTGGGATTTTCCCCTCAGTCCCTCAGGGAGGTGGCCTGGGGTGAATTCCGTGTGGTGAGGGATGAGCAGGGGGATGCCCACACCCcgctgcccctctgccccaaaAATCCCCGGGAGTCCTGGGCGAGCAGTAcctgggttttggggggggtcCTGAGGGGATTTCCTGATTTCCTTTCCCCTCGAGATCTGCCTGGGGGAGACGGCCCGCGATGAATTCCACGTGGTGGAGGTGGTGGCCGAGGACGGGGACAGCCGGACCCCGGTGCCCCTGGCCACGCTGAAGCCGTCGGTGCTGCCCACGGTGAGTGCCTGGGGAGGGGGTTTCTGCCCCCCCTGGGGAGGGGGTTTCTGCCAGGAGCTGTTCCCATTCCCGTTTTCTAGGCCATGCTGGCCGGACTGGAACTGACCCCCCCGGTGACCTTCCACCTCCGAGCCGGCTCCGGCCCCGTCTATGTCAGCGGCCAGCACGTGTCCAGTGAGTATCGGGGTCCCCCCACCCCGTGACCCCCCACCCCCAGCGGGGTCTGGGGGCTCAGCCAGGCTCTCCCGCAGTGCTGACCCTGAGCTCGGAtgaggaggacgaggaggaggaggaggaagaagaggaagcagcagaagagacCCCCAAGAAGCCCCCCAAGGGCTCGAGTGTCCGGAAGGGCAGCGCTGCCAAGGTCAGCACCCCGCGGGTGGGGTCAGGAGTGG includes these proteins:
- the LOC120411131 gene encoding protein PBDC1-like, producing MAAAGLAGLAGLGPGEAAAAAQALALPAESFGNDPRVELAWAMKAHQHAQVYFNLISSVDPKFLSLTKVDDRIYEEFRKTFRDLRVDVLDPEDLKSEPAKAKWRPFCLHFEGVVEDFNYGTLLRLDSRREYTEENTIFATRIQFFAIEIARNREGWNDEVYSSAREPAASEGKSG
- the LOC120411132 gene encoding nucleoplasmin-like; translation: MSLTDSTDSRSEKPVSILWGCELSSGRSSYTFQVPEEWHCEQQLVLRTICLGETARDEFHVVEVVAEDGDSRTPVPLATLKPSVLPTAMLAGLELTPPVTFHLRAGSGPVYVSGQHVSMLTLSSDEEDEEEEEEEEEAAEETPKKPPKGSSVRKGSAAKKRKLEKEDELNSLAPEDPLPSKGRGAGRGRKHQRNNGNSVRARPGQESTKEITGIPSEPGRCRDSWKQQPLGVVVAFPK